From Pelagicoccus enzymogenes, a single genomic window includes:
- a CDS encoding MBG domain-containing protein: MKTELSLAAFLSLAIASPLAAGPVAIEQPEVIAGQVTFEGLQSDHAQISQFTDKAIVDYFRFDLMEGGSVHFNLPSEQAAILNRVTGADPSFLNGNVTGNGQVFFVNPAGVTFGPDSVVRMDTFMAIAGQLQNEDFLSGKLDFDLTGEIANYGSIEALNTVGLFAQQILNTGDIVSKSGVSILAAGDKVMLRANGSSLAVELSSEAANVAEGIAIQNEGTVAGDEVLFSSGDAYSVALSHSGKVSAKESAKLYADGGRIEVSGEVLARSDSAAGRIEIGGTDMGGAGAPVASSLEVTETARIDASAVSEGEGGHVVLYSKGLTTLKGQVSALGSGSGKGGFAEVSGAVLDALTGTDNLRLGRGGSLLIDPTNVTIDATAASNYETQLQAGTDVTVTTASGGADEGNITLASSIDNFGFTDVGSITLNADNDIIINALLDNGDGSIFMNAANDVTLNDQVLTGNVGAGASIEVTAGGELTFNGSGAISLYGDTNAKLSANRLVNNIGAGAINLAGTGFWQMVLPHWETQSHVYGGLSSGNKAVYGSAGTATSAITKNEYHFAAAPELGITVNDDSKTYGEAPASLSYQGYVIDPNTIVDASDYGNVFTQDTAANTVDDASISYSTAGSPTTAAAGAYSDLNITGFVSLNGYTFDVTPGTFTIDKRPIQVTANDRSRIYGDSLALGTSEFTYIDSYDGGGDTTLPNGEVLTTVVLDSANSYATTTDTDVGVYADEVTVGALSGTGGFDANNYELTAVAGDLEILVRPVTVTATEQNKFYGQVIALDGTAIAITDKDGDSILPHGEQIVSAGMTYAFGPDLGASTISPVGTTNNVIEPTSVTGASGFDVNNYDITFANGDFRIDARPITVTANEQFKQYGQTLTLDTADFTLLDDLTSGTSLPNFESIDTVSIASLTGIDSSTTSNVGTYSDELKINGVATSSNGFNLSNYDVTFVTGDLTIDPRQITLTANDQARLYGDSSVLLGTEFTLEDLDGGSLPNGESIDSVTLASANAADVTTDLDVGRYSDDLTITGQSGSNGFSATNYDISYVAGDFIVNARPITVTALEQSKRYGEVVSLDPTAIGVTDKDGDSNLPHGEQIVSATLVYEFGTDLGASTTEAVGTTTSALRPTAVSGDSGFKVSNYEITFVNGDFRIDPRPISVSANEQFKQYGQTLDLDTSAFTLLDALTSTGDLPNGETIDTVAISSAGGIDASTTANVGTYTDDLVISAVDTSSNGFQVSNYDVTFVTGDMRIDPRQITLTANQQSRHYGDTITLDDTAFTLEDLDGGALPNGETIDTVTLASANSVQTTTDLDVGTYVDDLSITGQSGSNGFAASNYDITYVEGDFVIDARPVTVTALEQSKIYGEVETLDPTVISITDKDGDSLLPHGEEIVSAILTFAFGTDLGLSTTSPAGTTVDAILPTGVNGASGFKLANYAISFVSGDYRIDPRPITVLASQQSKQYGEVLDLDGTAFNVFDTITATSALPNGEMIDEVSLVSIGGIDASTTANAGVYAGDISITGITDSRNGFAESNYDITYITGALEVRPREVTLVASEQARLYGDTLDLDETAFTVLDLDGGDLPNGEMIDTVVLNSTGSLDTDTTANVGLYAGDLVITDQSGSNGYLASNYNFTYVAGDMRINKRPISLTANPQDKIYGESIVFDTAAFTLEDTYGGSSLPNGETIDSVDIVSSAGVRATTTNAGVYSGDLSITGQSGSNGFLASNYDISYGAGDFTVNLRQLTIDLLDQSRFFSETWDLDRTAFTVFDPLSGGATLPNGERVSTVTFLPVGNPGARALPGWYPNALDASAAQGVNGFNAANYDITFIPGNLEVKNFPAPAITPGELFPAGRDFFFGGRPWVRLKEDVPALSGNGIPELVARSIWQSLSREEQERLLRRLSEAEGAEVISEELLEYLIADAKQQY, from the coding sequence ATGAAGACAGAATTATCTCTCGCTGCATTCCTGTCGCTCGCAATCGCATCGCCCCTAGCGGCAGGCCCGGTGGCCATCGAGCAACCGGAGGTGATCGCCGGTCAGGTAACGTTCGAAGGCCTTCAGTCCGACCACGCCCAAATCAGCCAGTTTACGGACAAGGCGATCGTCGACTATTTCCGCTTCGATTTGATGGAAGGTGGTAGCGTGCACTTCAACCTGCCAAGCGAACAGGCTGCCATTCTGAACCGCGTCACTGGGGCGGACCCTTCTTTTCTCAATGGAAACGTCACGGGCAATGGGCAGGTCTTTTTCGTCAATCCAGCGGGCGTCACCTTTGGGCCTGACAGCGTGGTGCGCATGGACACCTTCATGGCAATTGCGGGCCAGCTGCAAAACGAAGATTTCCTATCGGGCAAGCTTGACTTCGACCTGACGGGCGAAATCGCCAATTACGGTTCGATCGAAGCCTTGAACACGGTTGGCCTGTTCGCTCAGCAAATTTTGAATACAGGGGATATCGTCTCCAAGTCGGGCGTTTCTATTCTGGCTGCGGGCGACAAGGTGATGCTGAGGGCCAATGGAAGCTCCCTTGCGGTTGAGCTCAGTTCCGAAGCAGCCAATGTGGCTGAGGGCATTGCCATCCAAAACGAGGGGACGGTCGCGGGCGACGAGGTGTTGTTTTCCTCGGGGGACGCTTATTCCGTTGCGCTTTCTCATAGCGGAAAGGTGAGCGCCAAGGAGTCGGCGAAACTATACGCGGACGGTGGTCGCATTGAAGTGAGCGGCGAAGTTCTCGCTCGTAGCGATAGCGCGGCGGGACGTATTGAAATTGGTGGTACAGACATGGGTGGTGCAGGCGCTCCAGTCGCGTCTTCGCTGGAAGTCACGGAAACCGCCCGTATCGACGCCTCTGCGGTTTCGGAAGGCGAGGGTGGCCACGTCGTTTTGTATTCAAAAGGCCTGACGACCCTGAAAGGGCAAGTCTCCGCTTTGGGTTCGGGCTCGGGCAAAGGCGGATTTGCGGAAGTGTCGGGCGCTGTACTGGACGCTCTCACCGGAACCGACAACCTGCGCTTGGGCCGTGGCGGTAGCCTTTTGATCGACCCGACCAACGTAACCATCGACGCCACTGCGGCCAGCAACTACGAAACCCAGTTGCAAGCGGGAACGGACGTTACTGTTACGACCGCCTCCGGCGGCGCGGACGAGGGCAATATCACCTTGGCGAGCTCCATCGACAATTTTGGATTCACGGATGTGGGCTCCATCACTCTGAACGCGGACAATGACATCATTATCAACGCCCTACTCGATAATGGTGACGGTAGCATCTTCATGAACGCGGCCAACGACGTCACTTTGAACGACCAGGTGCTTACCGGAAATGTCGGGGCAGGGGCCAGCATCGAGGTGACGGCAGGCGGCGAGCTGACCTTCAATGGATCCGGGGCAATTTCGCTCTATGGCGATACCAATGCGAAGCTAAGCGCCAATCGCTTGGTAAACAATATTGGGGCGGGAGCCATCAATCTCGCTGGCACCGGTTTCTGGCAAATGGTCTTGCCGCATTGGGAGACTCAGAGCCACGTTTATGGAGGGCTCTCCAGCGGCAACAAGGCGGTCTATGGCAGCGCTGGCACGGCTACCTCCGCTATCACCAAAAACGAGTACCATTTCGCGGCAGCACCGGAGCTTGGCATTACGGTTAACGACGATTCCAAAACCTACGGCGAAGCGCCGGCGAGCCTGTCCTATCAGGGGTATGTTATTGACCCGAATACGATCGTAGACGCATCCGATTACGGAAACGTGTTCACTCAAGATACGGCAGCCAATACGGTGGACGATGCTTCGATCAGCTACTCGACTGCCGGTTCGCCCACCACTGCAGCTGCCGGCGCCTATTCGGATCTGAATATCACAGGGTTTGTCAGCTTGAATGGATACACTTTCGATGTCACTCCTGGTACCTTCACGATCGATAAGCGGCCAATTCAAGTCACCGCGAACGATCGTTCCCGCATCTATGGTGACTCGCTTGCTTTGGGCACCTCTGAGTTTACTTATATCGATAGCTATGATGGCGGCGGGGACACGACCTTGCCGAACGGGGAGGTGCTAACGACCGTAGTGCTCGACAGCGCCAATTCCTACGCGACCACTACGGATACGGATGTGGGCGTCTATGCGGATGAAGTCACGGTGGGCGCTCTCAGCGGTACCGGCGGCTTTGACGCGAACAACTACGAGTTGACTGCAGTCGCCGGTGACTTGGAAATTTTGGTAAGGCCTGTCACGGTTACTGCCACCGAACAGAACAAGTTCTACGGGCAAGTGATCGCTCTGGATGGAACGGCGATCGCCATTACCGACAAGGACGGCGACTCCATCCTGCCGCACGGCGAACAGATCGTGAGCGCCGGCATGACATACGCTTTTGGCCCTGACCTCGGAGCGAGTACCATTTCACCTGTTGGCACCACCAACAACGTCATCGAGCCGACGAGCGTTACGGGAGCCTCTGGCTTCGACGTTAACAACTATGACATCACTTTCGCCAACGGCGATTTCCGTATCGACGCTCGCCCCATCACGGTCACGGCCAATGAGCAATTCAAGCAATATGGGCAGACCCTAACGCTCGACACGGCCGACTTCACCTTGCTCGATGACCTGACTTCCGGAACTTCGTTGCCTAACTTCGAGTCGATCGATACCGTGAGCATCGCCAGCCTCACGGGTATCGATAGCAGCACTACGTCAAATGTAGGAACCTACTCTGACGAACTTAAGATCAACGGAGTCGCCACAAGCAGCAACGGATTCAACCTATCTAATTACGATGTCACTTTCGTAACGGGAGACCTGACGATCGACCCACGTCAGATAACGCTTACCGCGAACGACCAAGCGCGCCTCTACGGGGACAGCAGCGTCTTGCTGGGGACAGAGTTCACGTTGGAGGATCTTGACGGCGGGAGCCTGCCCAATGGCGAGTCTATCGATTCAGTTACCTTGGCCAGCGCCAACGCTGCAGATGTGACGACGGATCTGGATGTTGGCCGTTACTCCGACGATTTGACGATTACCGGCCAGAGCGGCTCGAATGGATTTTCGGCGACGAACTACGATATCAGCTACGTTGCGGGAGACTTTATCGTGAATGCTCGCCCGATCACGGTGACCGCTTTGGAGCAAAGCAAACGTTACGGCGAAGTCGTAAGCCTCGATCCGACAGCGATTGGCGTAACCGATAAGGACGGCGATTCGAACTTGCCGCATGGCGAGCAGATCGTGAGCGCTACCCTTGTATACGAGTTTGGTACGGATTTAGGAGCGAGCACCACGGAAGCAGTCGGCACTACAACCAGCGCCCTACGACCCACTGCAGTGAGTGGTGATTCGGGTTTCAAGGTCTCCAACTACGAGATTACCTTTGTCAACGGAGACTTCCGGATCGACCCGCGTCCCATTTCCGTTTCGGCCAACGAGCAATTCAAGCAATACGGGCAGACGCTTGATTTGGATACAAGCGCCTTCACTTTGCTCGACGCTCTGACCAGCACCGGCGACTTGCCGAACGGGGAAACTATCGACACGGTCGCAATCAGCAGCGCGGGTGGTATCGATGCTAGCACTACGGCAAATGTTGGAACCTATACGGATGACCTTGTGATTTCTGCGGTGGATACCAGTAGCAACGGGTTTCAGGTGTCGAACTACGATGTCACCTTTGTAACGGGTGATATGAGAATCGACCCGCGCCAGATCACCCTCACCGCGAACCAGCAATCGCGACACTACGGCGATACCATAACCTTGGACGACACCGCCTTTACCTTGGAAGACCTTGACGGAGGCGCCTTGCCGAACGGCGAGACGATCGATACGGTTACCCTCGCCAGTGCCAATAGCGTGCAGACGACAACCGACTTGGATGTCGGGACCTATGTGGACGATTTGAGTATAACGGGACAAAGTGGTTCCAACGGTTTTGCGGCAAGCAACTACGATATCACTTACGTTGAAGGCGATTTTGTCATCGATGCGCGTCCCGTCACGGTAACCGCATTGGAACAAAGCAAGATCTATGGTGAAGTGGAGACGCTCGATCCGACGGTGATCAGCATTACCGACAAGGACGGTGACTCCCTCTTGCCGCACGGCGAAGAGATCGTCAGCGCGATCCTAACCTTTGCCTTTGGTACAGACCTCGGCTTGAGCACGACCTCGCCTGCTGGAACGACGGTTGACGCGATCTTGCCTACCGGCGTAAATGGAGCCTCCGGCTTCAAGCTCGCAAACTACGCGATCTCCTTCGTTAGCGGTGATTACCGAATAGATCCGCGCCCCATTACCGTCCTTGCCAGCCAACAGTCCAAGCAGTACGGGGAAGTGTTAGATCTCGATGGCACCGCGTTTAATGTCTTCGATACGATTACCGCGACGAGCGCATTACCCAACGGTGAGATGATAGATGAGGTGTCGCTTGTCAGTATTGGCGGTATCGACGCGAGCACTACGGCGAACGCTGGAGTTTACGCTGGGGATATCTCCATCACTGGAATCACGGATTCCAGGAACGGTTTCGCGGAGAGCAATTACGACATAACCTATATTACGGGAGCGCTGGAAGTGCGTCCGCGCGAAGTAACGCTCGTCGCCTCCGAGCAGGCTCGACTCTATGGGGATACGCTCGACTTGGACGAGACTGCGTTCACGGTTTTGGACCTCGATGGCGGCGATTTGCCGAACGGGGAAATGATCGACACGGTCGTTCTCAATAGTACTGGAAGTTTGGATACGGATACGACCGCGAACGTGGGACTCTACGCTGGAGACCTCGTCATCACCGATCAGAGCGGATCGAACGGCTACCTCGCCAGCAACTACAATTTCACCTACGTCGCGGGCGACATGCGCATCAACAAGCGCCCTATCAGCCTGACTGCCAATCCGCAGGATAAGATCTACGGGGAAAGCATCGTCTTTGATACCGCTGCCTTTACCTTGGAAGACACTTACGGAGGCTCGAGCCTGCCTAATGGAGAGACCATCGATTCGGTGGACATCGTGAGCTCCGCTGGCGTGCGAGCCACCACAACGAACGCGGGGGTCTACAGCGGCGACCTCTCCATCACGGGCCAGAGTGGCTCCAACGGCTTCTTGGCCAGCAACTACGACATTAGCTACGGCGCCGGAGACTTCACCGTGAATCTTCGGCAGCTGACTATCGACTTGCTCGACCAGTCCCGTTTCTTCAGCGAAACGTGGGACCTCGACCGTACCGCCTTCACCGTGTTTGATCCGCTGAGCGGTGGAGCGACTTTGCCGAATGGCGAGCGGGTGAGCACCGTGACCTTCTTGCCAGTGGGTAACCCAGGGGCCCGAGCCTTGCCCGGCTGGTATCCAAATGCCTTGGACGCCAGCGCTGCTCAAGGGGTGAACGGCTTCAATGCGGCGAACTACGACATCACGTTTATTCCAGGAAACTTGGAGGTGAAAAACTTCCCCGCACCCGCGATCACGCCAGGAGAGCTCTTCCCGGCGGGCCGAGACTTCTTCTTTGGCGGTCGTCCATGGGTTCGCTTGAAGGAAGATGTGCCTGCCTTGTCCGGCAATGGCATCCCCGAGTTGGTGGCACGTTCCATTTGGCAGAGCTTAAGTCGCGAGGAGCAGGAACGCTTGCTCCGGCGATTGAGCGAGGCTGAAGGGGCCGAAGTTATAAGCGAGGAACTACTTGAATACCTTATCGCAGATGCGAAGCAGCAGTACTAG